Proteins encoded in a region of the Clostridium butyricum genome:
- the rpmH gene encoding 50S ribosomal protein L34 — protein sequence MFMTYQPKKRQRKKEHGFRKRMSTASGRNILKNRRQKGRKKLTA from the coding sequence TGACATATCAACCTAAAAAAAGACAAAGAAAAAAAGAACATGGCTTCAGAAAAAGAATGAGTACTGCATCAGGAAGAAACATTCTTAAGAACAGAAGACAAAAAGGAAGAAAAAAATTAACAGCATAA